ACCTGGACGCGGACCCCGGGAGCCTCGCGGGGCGGTTCGCCGGGCTCCGGATCTTCGCGGGGCACTCGGGCTGGGGAGCCGGACAGCTGGAGGCCGAGGTCGACGAGGGAGCGTGGTTCGTCGTGCCGGCCGAGCCGACCGACGCGTTCACGGCCGAGCCGACGAGCCTGTGGTCGCGTGTGCTGCTGCGCCAGGGCGGCGACCTCGCGATGCTCGCGCACTATCCGGCGGACGTGCACCTCAACTGACCGCTCGCAGCACGTAAACGATTCGTGCCCTTCGACCGTCGAAGCGCTTCGATTACCGTCACGCGTGCCGTGCCCCTCCCTTCCGGGACCGGCGCCCCCTGCGGCGGGCCGCAGCGGGCCAGCACCACGCCACAAAGGAGTGAGCGGATGCGTGTTCTCCCCGAGACGTCCACCCGCCTGGTGCGGCGCACCGCGGCGTGCGTCGCCGCGGCCGCGCTCGTCGCCACGGGCGCCGTCGCCGTGACCACCGCGCAGGCGGCGGACGCCGCGCCCGGCGACGCCGGCTACACGTGGGGCAACGTCGAGATCGTCGGCGGCGGCTTCGTGCCCGGCATCATCTACAACCAGGGCGAGAAGGACCTCGTCTACGCGCGCACCGACATCGGCGGTGCGTACCGCATGGACAAGGCGACCAGGCGGTGGGTCCCGCTGCTGGACCACATCGGCTGGGACGAGTGGTCGCACACGGGCGTCCTCTCGCTCGCGACCGACGCCCGCGAGCCGGACCGCGTGTACGCCGCGGTCGGCACGTACACCAACGACTGGGACCCGCAGAACGGCGCGATCCTGCGCTCCACGGACCGGGGCGAGACGTGGCAGCAGTCCGACCTGCCGTTCAAGGTCGGCGGCAACATGCCGGGTCGCGGCATGGGCGAACGCCTGCAGATCGACCCGAACGACAGCCGCGTGCTGTACCTGGGCACCGAGAACGGCAACGGGCTGTGGCGATCGACCGACTACGGCGCGACCTGGGCCAAGGTCACCACGTTCCCGAACGTGGGCAGCTACGCGCAGGACCCCACGTCGGACAACTCCTACCTCACGCAGAACCAGGGCGTCGTGTGGGTCACGTTCGACCCGACCAGCGGCACACCCGGCAGCCGCAGCACGACGATCTACGTGGGCGTCGCGGACAAGGAGAACAACGTCTACCGGTCCACCGACGGCGGCACCACGTGGTCGCGCGTGCCCGGCCAGCCCACCGGCTTCCTGCCGCACAAGGGCGTGTTCGACGCGGTCGGCAAGCAGCTCTACATCGCGACGAGCGACACGGGCGGCCCGTACGACGGCGGCAAGGGTGACGTGTGGCGGCTGGACACGACCACCGGCACGTGGACCCGCATCTCCCCGGTCCCGTCCACCAGCAGCGACCTGTACTACGGCTACTCGGGCCTGACGATCGACCGGCAGGACCCGGACACGATCATGGTCGCGACGCAGGTGTCCTGGTGGCCGGACATCATCATCTACCGCTCGACGGACCGCGGGGCCACGTGGTCACCCATCTGGGAGTGGGCCGGCTACCCGAACCGGACGCTGCGCTACACGCAGGACATCTCCGCGGCACCGTGGCTCGGCTTCGGCGCGACCAACCCGCAGCCGCCCGAGCCCGCGGTCAAGCTCGGCTGGATGACCGAGTCGCTCGAGATCGACCCGTTCGACTCGGACAAGATGATGTACGGCACCGGCGCCACGATCTACGGCACCGACAACCTCACCGACTGGGACACCGGCGGGACCGTGGACCTCACGGTCAAGGCGCAGGGCATCGAGGAGACCGCGGTGCTGGACCTGGCCGCTCCCCCGGGAGCCGTCGAGCTCGTGTCCGGCCTCGGCGACCTGGGCGGGTTCGTGCACACCGACATCACCCGGGTCCCCGCCAAGCAGTTCACGCAGCCGTTCCACGGCAGCGTCACGTCGGTGGACTTCGCGGGGACCAAGCCGGCGACGATGGTGCGCGTCGGCTACGGCGTCTCGGGCTCGGTCGAATCGCACATCGGGGTCTCGACGTCGTCGGGCTCGTCCTGGTGGGCGGGTCAGGAGCCCGCCGGGGTGACCAAGCCGGGCACGGTCGCGGTCTCGGCCGACGGTGGTGCCGTGGTCTGGTCGCCCGAGGGCACCGGCGTGCACCGCTCGACCACGCTCGGCTCGAGCTGGACCGCGTCCACGGGCGTGCCCGCGCAGGCGCAGGTCGAGTCCGACCGGGTGGACGCGAAGGCGTTCTACGCCGTCAAGTCCGGCGCGTTCTACGTCTCGCGGGACGGCGGCGCGACGTTCACCAAGTCGGCCGCGAGCGGGTTCGCGGGCGAGGGCAACGTGCG
The Cellulomonas gilvus ATCC 13127 DNA segment above includes these coding regions:
- a CDS encoding cellulose binding domain-containing protein, with amino-acid sequence MRVLPETSTRLVRRTAACVAAAALVATGAVAVTTAQAADAAPGDAGYTWGNVEIVGGGFVPGIIYNQGEKDLVYARTDIGGAYRMDKATRRWVPLLDHIGWDEWSHTGVLSLATDAREPDRVYAAVGTYTNDWDPQNGAILRSTDRGETWQQSDLPFKVGGNMPGRGMGERLQIDPNDSRVLYLGTENGNGLWRSTDYGATWAKVTTFPNVGSYAQDPTSDNSYLTQNQGVVWVTFDPTSGTPGSRSTTIYVGVADKENNVYRSTDGGTTWSRVPGQPTGFLPHKGVFDAVGKQLYIATSDTGGPYDGGKGDVWRLDTTTGTWTRISPVPSTSSDLYYGYSGLTIDRQDPDTIMVATQVSWWPDIIIYRSTDRGATWSPIWEWAGYPNRTLRYTQDISAAPWLGFGATNPQPPEPAVKLGWMTESLEIDPFDSDKMMYGTGATIYGTDNLTDWDTGGTVDLTVKAQGIEETAVLDLAAPPGAVELVSGLGDLGGFVHTDITRVPAKQFTQPFHGSVTSVDFAGTKPATMVRVGYGVSGSVESHIGVSTSSGSSWWAGQEPAGVTKPGTVAVSADGGAVVWSPEGTGVHRSTTLGSSWTASTGVPAQAQVESDRVDAKAFYAVKSGAFYVSRDGGATFTKSAASGFAGEGNVRFGAVPGFAGHVWLAAENGMFRSTDYGTTFTKVAGFTDGGAVGFGKAAPGATYPAIYSTSEYDGVRGFFRSVDGGTTWTRINDDEHQFAWTGAAITGDPDVFGRVYVGTNGRGIVVGSTGTTPTVPPTPTATPTPTPTPTPTPTPTPTPTPTPTPTTSPTTSPTGTCAVRYATNDWPTGFTASVKITNTGTTPISAWSLAFTFPGNQQVSNGWSGTFSQTGQAVTITNAPWNGTIAPGGSAELGFNAGFTGSNPRPTGFTLNGTTCTAS